The Glycine soja cultivar W05 chromosome 9, ASM419377v2, whole genome shotgun sequence sequence AGAATCTACTTTCCAAAGTGGTATCTCAGTGGAGGGAGAAGCAGTCCAAAGAGGTCTGGTGAGAATTTTGTGGGAAAATTTGTGAACCTCAATTTCAGGACTTACCTCACTTTTCTGAACTGGATGCCACAGGCTCTCAGAATGAGTGAGTCTGAGATTATTAGCCATGCTGGCCTTGACTCTGCTGTTTTCCTTAGAATCTATATTCTTGGGTACTCTTCTCTCCTTTTACACCCTTCACATCatctttcacttttttcttcGAACACATtgaaatctctctctctctctctctctctcttatataAATAGCTCCGTTGTTGTATTGTTTGTTTCCAACAAGCACATTCTGTTTTCTGCTCAACTCATAATAAagttaccattttttttaatcttgcctaacaaaatattttatttttaggcatATTCTGTACTTTTTTAATATACTGAAATTCTGGGAATTGTGAATTTGTTTGTTGTGTGATTGATGCGATGGATTATTAGGCGGCGACCATGTTTGTAAAATTGTtccttttgtattattttaacaCAAAAGATTTTAACTTTAGTCGCATTGTCTATTTTTTtcacaattaatttaatcatttgaaAGAAAAGGACAGATGAACTTGCTGTAATGCTTCTGGGAATTGTGGTTTTGCTTGTTGTGATGCATCGTTGTGCGGCAACCATGTCTGGAAAATTGTTCTACTTCTCAATATTTTAAGCATTCGGtgcttgttttttctattcGATTCTATGCGTTCGATTATCAAAGAGATTCTAGAGTTATGCCGTGTGGTTTTCAACTATCTTTTTTGGTTTTGCCAGCTTTTGTTAAAGCCATTCCGTGGAAGCTTCACCTTATGGGGTGTAGTCCATGTTGCGACATTTTCCACTTTTCTGTATACGCTCTCTATTTCTGTTTTCTGTTAACTTTTTTGTGTACCATGTGAGGAAtgcaccttttttttcttctgtcaaTCATATTTAATACCGTCGTGTGATGTGAACTTTGCCTGGTCTGACTTTTAAATCATGGAAATTAAGAGAAAGGAACGTCTCTTTTTTCAACTTAATATTAACATTGAAATTACTTTACTGTGTTATCAGCATTCTGACTGATTTTTATCTCTTATCTTCAGCTTCAAGGTTTTTGCTCCAATCACACTTGTGgcactcttcattcttataCCAGTCAACGTATCAAGTGGGACATTATCTTTCCTTAAAAAGGAATTGGTAGTGAGTGATATTGATAAACTCTCAATATCAAATGTTCCACCTAAGTCTATAAGGTACGGTTGTGTTTTCCTTTTAttctaaaacaataaataaataaaaataaataattcagaaTGTGCTTTCTGATGTAATGCTTCCCTTTGGATCCAAGTTTGATACTTCCTTCTCTTGGCATGAACTAATAGTAACTCACTAATTAGAATTTTATtaggaaaaacaaaaagtataaTTGAAGCATATCTTACCTTGTTACAGTCACATGATATATGGGGGTGAGGTGACAGTAAAGTAAAAGATCTAGTGTGATGATCtgtgaaaatataatttcaattattctactaaaacaagttttgaatatAATTGACAGTTTCTTTGTGTTGTCCGATTATGCATCTAAGGAAGTCGTTTTACATATATCAATCAAACATGGTGGACTACTATTTATTGTCCCAAGTAATTTGTAATGCTGAACTACTATGATCTAAGTTTCAAAACAGACTTCAGACAAATCTAGCTGCATAGTATTAAGTTTTGTTTCTTCAAAGAGTTCACTTTTAAACATATACTACTAAAACAAGAtacatataacaaaattttgtaatatCTAGTAAATTAATGTCAGGACACCTCATCCAACAaggttttaagaaaaaaatcatatccAATTACTGATATCTAGTATCTACTATttacatattttcttttcatctctctctctctctctctctctctctctctgtctcttgTTTTGGTTAaactttgtcatttttatttcttatgtttATTACAACCTACATTACATTTTCATGATAGTATGTTTTTGTTATCATCTCTGTTAGTTGGCTAACAGCTTCATTgtaaatttcagattttttgtTCACATAGCATTGGAATACCTGTTCACAATATGGATTTGTATTCTGCTGTACAAAGAATATGATAAAATAGCAACGATGAGATTGCATTTCTTGGCCTCACAGTGGAGGCGTGTGGACCAATTCACAGTAAGTTGAaggttttaattcatttttaatagaGCATATAAAATTAAGATTGTTTCCTATTGCTATAAAGCATTTCTTGAGCTCCTCACCATTTTCTCAATTGCACTGAAGTGTTGTTACTgtgttttttgtgtgtgttcaTGTGTTAATAAAACTACTCTTATTtcctgagttcctcattgggcCTGTATAACTCTAGCTACCACTTATGGATCAGGACTGGCTTTATGTCTTATACCAAACTGCACAAATGCCATCAAAGATTCTTATTCAATATTCAAAAacaactttttatgtttttttgtgccATCACATGTATTGGTTTTAGATCAATATTAAACTCTGATAGCAAAGACATAATGGTTTTAGAATACCTTTTAGTTTGAATCGTCACTCCAATGAATGCTGATTTTCCCCTTCTAATTTCCTTTGAGCCATCTTTTCAAATCCTCAGTATTTGTGCTACTTGTTGCAGGTAGTTGTCAGGAATATCCCTCATATGTCTGGTCATACAGTATCAGATACTGTGGATAGCTTCTTTCAAACAAACCACCCAGAACATTATATTGGACACCaggtaataatattaattatattcttgatTGGGGAAGTTCATTAAAGATTAAATGATCTGGGAATTTATACATGGTGTTAATGTAGATTTATGTTAATTCGGCAGAACATTTCCTTACATTATAATCATATTCATGTTGTTTATGCATGCATTTTTCAGGCTGTCTACAATGCAAACAAATTTGCTAAATTTgcaaaaagaagagagagactCCAAAATTGGCTGGACTATTACCAGCTTAAGTTTGAGAGACATCCTGACCGGAGGCCAACTGTCAAGGTATGTAATGCTAGGAATGCAAACAGTACAATATGTGACTTAAAAACAATCTGTTTGGACCCTGGTTCTGACATCGTTATCTTCTTGTTTTTAGACTGGAATTTTAGGGCTTTGGGGTGGGAAAGTTGATGCTATCGAGCACTACAAACATTCAATTAAGGAACTTGATAAGATGGTAAGttatgtttgtttctcttttgtaCAGCATGTTACCTTTTTTACAgttatttccttttttgttaGGTAATTTTCTGTGTCCTAAAGCTAATACATGCGCTTTAATTATTTTGGTTGAGGCACTTTAATATATAGCTATGTTGCATATCTTATGCAGATGACATTGGAACGccagaaaattataaaagatcCCAAATCTATTTTGCCAGTTGCTTTTCTTTCATTCAAATCCCGATGGGGAGCATCAGTTTGTGCGCAAACCCAACAAAGCAAGAATCCTACACTCTGGCTGACTGATTGGGCCCCAGAGCCACGTGATGTATATTGGCGGAACTTGGCCATAccatttgtttctttaaacATTCGAAAGCTTATAATATCATTGTCTGTGTTTGCCTTGGTATTTTTCTACATGATTCCCATTGCTATTGTGCAATCCCTTGCCAATTTGGAGGGTCTTGAAAGAGTTGCTCCTTTCCTCAGACCAGTTATAGAATTGTAAGTgaacttaattttgtttttgaatatataatagAGAAAGTAATTACTCTAGAAATTGATGAATATTATTCTTGAATTTCATCATTCACTGTTCTTGAATTGTAAGCTATTGGCTTAACAAAGTTGTACTCATGCTTGGAGTTGACTACTTGATAACCTTCTAATTTTAGTCTCAAATGTCTTATAGTTAGCCTCACAAAGGATTTTTGGCTTTTGGCAGGAAATTCATCAAGTCCTTTCTACAAGGTTTTCTTCCTGGTTTGgcccttaaaatatttttgtacatTCTACCTACAGTTCTGATGATCATGTCAAAAATTGAGGGATATATTGCATTGTCAACACTTGAGCGGAAGACAGcaggaaaatattattattttatgctgGTGAATGTTTTCTTGGGAAGCATAGTGACTGGGACTGCATTTCAGCAACTGCATGCTTTCCTTCACCAGTCACCTACTCAGTATGTCTTTAATTAAGAAGTTCTGAGTTAAAGCAGTGACTGACTGGATACATATTGTGTTTGGATTTGCTCTATTCTTGAATCAACCTTGCAGTTTCATATATTTAATGCAATAAATACCATAACCTTTTTGCAACTTTATTGAATTTTACACTGTATTTGGTAAATCTTTTCTGTTCTTTTTCATTGTctcaggatttttttttctctagttAAAAAACTCATATATATACCTTTCAATTGACTGATCTTTGTGAATTTTACTATTGACTATATAGGATTCCTAGAACGATTGGAGTTTCCATTCCAATGAAAGCTACCTTCTTTATGACATACATAATGGTTGATGGATGGGCTGGAATTGCTAGTGAGATTCTCAGATTAAAGCCATTGGTTATATATCATCTCAAGAACATGTTCTTAGTTAAAACCGAAAGAGATAGAGGAAAGGCCATGGACCCTGGGAGTGTGGACTTTCCAGAGACTATTCCAAGTCTTCAACTATACTTCCTTCTTGGAATTGTGTATGCTGTGGTGACACCAATCCTTCTTCCGTTCATAGTAGTCTTCTTTGCCTTTGCATATTTGGTTTACCGTCATCAGGTCAGTGTCTCTACTAGTCTGATCTTAAAACAcgcctttttttttctaactagGGCTTACAAACATGGTTGGTAGCTTCAAGATTTCTAGGATTTTGGAAGTCTCAAGACGTTGCCAAGCCAAAGCATGAATAATAATGAGATAAAAGCTATAGCTGTTGACTTTTGTccattaaaataatcataatgtCAACTTTACCTAATTTTTAGAACATGCATGCTGCATCTGTATGAGGGCACACTGCTCATGAGCTTGCATCACTTTTATATGATGTTTAATTATGCAGATAATCAATGTCTACAACCAACAGTATGAAAGTGCTGCTGCATTTTGGCCACTTGTTCACTGCCGCATCATCGCAAGCTTGCTAATATCCCAGCTTCTTCTGTTGGGTCTTCTTAGCACCAAAAAGGCAGCTAAATCTACACCTTTGCTTGTCATATTACCAATATTGACGTTTGCATTCCACAAGTTCTGCCAGAGACGTTTTGAGCCAGCATTTAGGAAGTACCCTCTTGAGGTAAGATATGCACCATGCAATAGGCCAATATTTCTGGTGTAGTACAATTCtctaaactttgttttttttttgtttttttggaggTGGCTACATGTTATGTGATTGCTCATAGTTGATGTTTGTATTATTCAGGAAGCAATGTCAAAGGATTTATTGGAGAAAAGCACAGAACCTGACTTGAACATAGAGGCTTATTTGGCTGATGCTTACTTGCATCCAATCTTCAGGTCATTTGAGGTAGAAGAAGAGGAATTGGTTGAAGTCAGAGTAGATAAACACCAAACTAATGTAGCTAGCTCCCCACCAACTGAGCCTAGTTCACCCTCTCCACCCCATCACGTGCAACAACAACCATCCCCACCTCATCATATACATGAACCCTCTCTACCTCAATATAGTGAGTATCAAACTTCACCACCAGGTTATTACTACCAATACCATCCTCCATCTCCTCCCCATTATGTTTATCAGTACTAAGTTGAGCCTTCTTGAACTAGTGCATACCAATTAACCATATTGCTTGAGACCCCTTACCAAAAATTTAGTGTTCCTATAAACTTGGATGTTTTAGCTTTTTTATCTATCCATTGCAAacgtaaatgttttttttttcccttacaTGTAAATGCTTTGGATTCTTCTAAATATGCGATGGCTAAAGTAGGCAGGATTTTACTTGATCAAGCTGCTAGAGAGGTTTTTATGTTTGCCAAATTGGCTTTGTTCTGATTAATAGGGTGATTGCCTTGAATATTGCTATTAGAAAGTGTTTCAATTTATGCAACCCTCGGAGTGGTCTTCGGTCGttttagaaatattataaaatgtgaagagaaaaagaatcattccactaaaaatgtttttaatatcaattCATGAATAAAGATTACTTCGTTGACATTAAAAATCAGTAGATATTAACCATGGTTTTGTACGTTCATTTTTTAGGGTACATTTTAAACTCACGAATTTGCCTCATTGAAAGTCAGAGTTTAGATTAGGGCTTAAGATTcaattacatttatttatttttgtgcaAGGGAGCTTATGATAGTGTCTATAATTGTTTAGGGGTACATTATAGTGCCAATAATTTTGTTCTACGaccttaaattttttacatcatAATTAAATGTTTGTTGTTGTCCAGTTATGATTCCTTTCCCATCATGATAAGCTCTCCCctaatttaattacatattaattATCTAATCAATGTGTAACCAAACATAGATGTATCACATTAGCTGCACATGTCTACTTGGTGCAATAGTATGTTGCCAACTAAACTTGTGCAAgcataaaaaatttctaatacTACAAACGTTCCATGTGACACCGGCATGTGTAGTGCCCATCTATGGTGCATAGTGTTACCATGTATTGGAAGGTTATAGATATTTGTTTGGAAGAgtttatttagtatttatatcttatttagatttatattatgttataaCCTATAAGTGTTTAGGTGagcttatgaaaataattaatattatgtacataatttattttcggTTCATTTCAACAAGCTCTCTAGAATAATTTAGGaaaatatttatactataagtatttgtttaataaaccctaaattaagttatttatccAAAAAGATATTCTATGATCTtaacattatattatttgaGTGCATAAGTGTTGATTGGTCTAATTTGGTTATCATCGTGGGATCACATCAATATAATTTTGGAGTCAGACTAtaaacaaaacataagcaaCATCAAGGCCGAAAGATAAGTAGTTATGCTATAAAACTCTTCTTTTCAAAACTGTATTGTTCAATTTGTAAGCCGATAAATCAATCAAGTTGCTTTAATGTTAGCTAAAGCACCCAAATCTTTTACTTGTCCACGATTATTTAATTCTTAACCTTTCATTGAGTATGATTTAATAtaagtatctttttttttttttttttataaaaaaagtgttggttggtttgtgttttggaaGCACGAAGTCCATGTTCAAGTCTTAACATTCCTACTTTCAAggttatttattgttttcttaagGCAAAAGGGTAACCCTACTGTTGTAAGGTTTTATATTCTAACAAACTAGAGTCAACATAATATTGGGaggatttaaataatttttataaaatttaaatttcattgtcatcattatacaaaaaaaaagttttatattctaactaactttatatataaaaaagaatatttgttAAACGAATTACTCTtttcatattataaatattttaacttgaatatagttattttcatataagatatatctcattataaaaaaaaaagaatattgtaAGTAAATGAATAACTGTATgtctgaatttaatttaaaattaaaatataatttttgagtTGTTTAAACTACTATTgcttcagttaaaaaaaaaaagctactaCTGCtactaattttaatatactaagTGGCTCCTTAACCAtgtgaaaacatattgtttatTTAAGCGACATTTAAtagttaaatgataaaaatgtctTAAAAAGATGTGGAAACCCAatagatattttgattttattagttATAGACCAAGACTATATTCATAGATCATGAATTCTTTGTTGAAAAAACAGGTTATGCAGTGaaagtataaataattttatatcgtttaattataattcattacataacttaaattaatttttataataattacgtGAAAActatatcaattaaattttttaattgattgagaatgtacaatttttataatgatcatccatatacattaatttttttttttcaaccaagGAGATCTAACTCGGTCAATTAAACATGATAGGAGATTATTATAAATTCTGATATTTGTATTTGATttctactaattaaaaaaaatgtttttggtaatttcttgagagagaaaaaaaatgtttccatTCTGTTTCTGCGAACGAAACTCCACATGTGGAGTAGTTCCTTCCCGCGGGAAATTGCGGAGTGAAGgaaattctcttctttttgtcttttttacaCTGAACGAACGTAACATTCATTCCATTATTCCAATTTCTGAACACAATGTTATTGTTAATGTTCCGTAGTTGCCACGTTCCTATGTCACCCCACACACACAGTAGCTTCACTCTCGAGCCGAGTCTACTTTATTAACTCAACTCACACAGACACACAAATACTCTCCCTTTTCATAATTCCATTGCATTCCACATTTGCACCCTTCTCTGAATCTCtgaatcaaaatcaatggctgCAAGCATAAACTGCGACATGCCCCTCACTCACCACCCTCATTGCTTCTCTCCAAAAACCGGTATTTACCACAGCAAACACTCCCCCGTGGACCTTCCCAACGACCCTTTTCTTGACCTtgtttccttcattttttttcccacCGCCATAATGGGGTTTCGGCCCTTGTTGATTCCTCATCTGGGTGTTCCATTTCCTACTCAAAGCTCCTACCTTTGGTCAAATCCCTTGCTTCTGGTCTTCACAGAATCGGTGTTTCACCAGGTGACGTGGTTCTGCTCCTTCTCCCTAATTCCATTTACTACCCCATTGTGTTCTTGGCTGTTCTCTATCTTGGTGCTGTTTTTACACCCTTGAATTCTCTTAGTGGTGTCTGTGAAATACGCAGGCAGGTTAATGAGTGTGAGTCTGGCTTTCACTCTGCCTGAAAATGAGAAGAAACTTGAGCCATTGGGAATTTCTGTTATTGCTGTGCCAGAAAATGGAAAGGGTTTGAAGGATGGTTGTTTCTCATGCTTTTGTGATTTGATTTCTTGTGACTTTGATTTGCCTAAAAGGCCTGCTATTAAGCAGGATGACACTGCTGGGATACTGTATTCTTCAGGGACTACTGCTGTGAGCAAAGGGGGTTGTTTTGTCACATAAAAATCTTGTTGCTATGGTTGTGCTTTTTGTGAGGTTTGAAGCTTCTCAATATGGACTCTCTTGCTTGAGGAATGTATATCTGGCAGTTTTGCCAATGTTTCATGTGAATGGTTTGTCGCTATTTGCTGTGGGATTGCTGTCTTTGGGCTCTACCGTTGTTGTCATGAGGAAATTTGACATAGATGAGGTTGTCAGGgtgattgatgaatataaagTTATACACTTTCCTGTTGTTCCGCCGATGTTGACAGCACTGATAACGAGGGCAAATGGGGTTAATGGCGGTGAGAGTTTGGTACAAGTCTCCAGCAGTGCAGCACCTTTGAGCACGGGAGTTATTAATGAGTTCATCCGGGCTTTCCCCAATGTTGATTTTATACAGGTAAAGAATCTCGTAACAAGATAGTCTTATTCAAAGAATGCAAGTCATCTGCCAGCATTCATATAATTGCTAGAGTCAATACCATATATATGTCTgtgttgtgtgtgtgttgtATGTGtattgtatgtgtgtgtgtgattgtAGTATTGAGCTGAATGCTGATGCCATTTCATTTAATATGTTATGATAGATTGTGgtaaatgaaaagaaacactGGAAATACTTGAATTAACTTGTACTgtttagtttgaaagtgatacaAGCAAAAAGTATGTTGGATGTAAATAACAAATACTCTTATTGTGCCATTAATATTCACATCAACAACTACTGCTGGACCATTAAAATTGAACTTTATTTGTTTATGGTAATGTTGCTTCCCTAGATTTTTAAGAATGTGCATCTGTAAGATTGTTTcattttagggttagggaatGACTGAGTCAACTGCAGTAGGAACACGTGGATTCAATACTGAAAAGTTTCTCAATTATTCTTCAATAGGGTTATTGGCTCCAAACATGGAGGCAAAAGTGGTAGACTGGAATACTGGTGCATTTTTGCCCCCAGGCAGCAGTGGTGAGCTTTGGTTGAGAGGGCCTTCAATTATGACAGGTAAAACTCTGTTTTCCTGAATTGatataaaattgaaagaatTGGCCATATTTCCATGTATAAAGTATTTGTCAGCAATAATTAAATATCACCGTTTATTATATTTCATCTACACCAAAATTTGGCTGAGAAGCTCCATTTAAGTTTAGTATTCTTCCAGTGAGTGATATTATATGCTTATCTGTTACAAAATTTCTAGCTATAAATATATGAATGGAGGAGTAATTTAGTTTTTGTGGGTGTTTGGGAACAACTTATTTCTTagaaataatttgttatttttcaaaaagctttattgaaagttgataaaaaaaagttattatttcttcaaaataactTGAACCAAACACACATTActtgttttaattattacaatcaGATGTTGCTTCCATTGACACCTGTTCAGTTAAAAGATACTTGTCATGTCCTTGCCAGTAAAATGTTACCAAATTTTTTCTGTTTGTTTGGATTAGAAAAAAAGggaatttaaatttctctttaaggCATCTGGTTAAGTTTGTTGCTGCGAATCCTTGTTTCTGTAATTTTCCtatattagaggggtgtgtgtgtgttccACTGTTGttcttattttattgatatttcaattgaaatacattaatttgaaattttctaCTTAATTTCTCAGGATACCTGAATAACGAGGAAGCTACAATGTCAACAATTGATAAAGATGGGTTGGCTACATACTGGAGATGTTGTTTGTTTTGATTATGATGGATATTTACACATCTGACCGCTTGAAAGATATCATCAAATACAAAAGGCTTTCAGGTATCTAATTTTTGGattaatagttttaattttttaatgaaaaaagcaaaataattttgCTTAAATAACAACCTTTGCTCaaacatatacatatacaaaAATAAGTAACTTTTCCCTTGAGACAGCTGAGTTGGTAGGATTGTGGGACATGCAGTGAGTCTGTaggttcaaagttcaaaccccACCCCCTTTCCCCTCCTCTCTGTTGGTTTGGGTTCTTCCTTGGACAACAAATAAATACATTCAGAAGTTGGCAAAAATGCACTCTGTTTGGAACTATACCAGTCTGTACTTATAAATGTAATAATGTATAACAAATACCAATAGGCTTTCTTTATTTGGTGCATATTGGAGCAGCTAGTAGTAGATCACCAGTATTTTGAGATAGATTTTCATGCTTATAAATATCAGACTGAATATTTTTCTCGAGCATCTagtatttgtttaaaaatttcatttacttGGTAAATAACTTTAAAAGCTTCCATGTTCAAATGTGTGGGTATAGTACAACTGTTGTTCAGAGGAACACATGAAATGCTTATTGGATTAATCAAAAATATAATCTAAATCAACTTAGAATGACATGAAATACGTAGtaagaacaataaaaatactgaatgaaaaaattgtagattttgatatatattttcagTAGAAACTGCAAAACTTGTTGTAAAGCTCTTTGATTCCTAGTTATAAAAAGGATTACTTTTTAGGAGCTAGCTAGGGTTGTATTTTCCGAAAACATTTTTCTATATATTGCATGATTTTCAATCACAGGGAggatatgttattttatattataatttatgtttatataatttGTGTGTTGCACGTGTATTCTTACATATGGCATATGATCTGTTACAGATTGCTCCTGCCAATTTAGATGCTGTGTTAAGTTTACATCCTGAAATAGTTGATGTTGCTGTTACAGGGTAAGTATGAACTCTATGAAACATACACACTGACACAGCATATATATCAAATGAAGTTAAATATGAAAACTTACGAAAAGGTCGAAAATGATAATtaagatttatatattcttGTATATTCATCTTCATATAATAATGAgcctaaatattattttttaatattttatgttactttaaactaatttttctgaatatttcaacaatataattattttttataatactagCGTCCTTGAAGTGTTCTGTTCATCCATATAGGGGTATCAAATCAAGTCTTTTGACCCGTATAGAATTGTCAGCCCAATAAACTTTTTACTGTGACTCCAATGAGGAGTGACAAACATGTGTCGTATGAGTTTTGGGAAAGTGCCGGTGTCAGAAACATGTTCAACACTCCGATACCTTAAGCAAGAGAAGTGTCCTTGTTCCATAGCTCTCACTTGCCCTAGATTTGTGTCCTGCATTTATAGTTGGTGGCTACCTTGTTTGTtggctttatttgtttttttgaatGATTCATTTTTCTACATGTGTTTCTTTGTGTGCATAATCATTTTCCATTTCAGTGCAATGGATGAAGAAACTGGGGAGATGCCAGCAGCATTGGTGGTCAGGAAGGTTGGAAGTGTGCTGTCTCCAAAGCGTATTATGGACTTTGTTGCTGAGCTGGTTCGTTCTGATAAGACAAACTTTAAGTGctataatatttgaattcacATTGACTCCTCTGAATCAATGCCCTAGAGTTTATAGCCATAGGAATGCTTTTTCCACTTTTCATAAGCATTTATGCATCATGATCAAGGTGTCTGTTGCATCAGCTAGCTACCGTTGGaattatgttattgtttagcTACCAAGACTTTTTGTCATTTGTAACTCTTCTGTGGCTGGTTGCTCCATATAAGAAGGTTAGGAAGGTTTTCTTCACTGACAAGATACCAAGGTCTGCCACTGGGAAGATCCTACGAAAGCAGCTGAGCAATTGCTCGACTTCTAAactataatgcatttttttaGGACTTGCCTCAAGTGTAATATTGAAAAATTACCAGGACAATTTTGGAAAGTAGGTTATTTTAAGTCAATTTGTTGagtgaatgttttttttaacaacacaGTATAAGATATATTTGTTGATTGAATGTATTCATACATGCTTTATGAGGGCTACTAAAGGATTGGAGAACACTATGTCATGATATCACAATCCCCAGAAATTTCTGCCCTGCACTGCATATCTCCTAAT is a genomic window containing:
- the LOC114369000 gene encoding CSC1-like protein At1g32090 isoform X2, with amino-acid sequence MPCGFQLSFLVLPAFVKAIPWKLHLMGCSPCCDIFHFSVYALYFCFLLTFLCTIFKVFAPITLVALFILIPVNVSSGTLSFLKKELVVSDIDKLSISNVPPKSIRFFVHIALEYLFTIWICILLYKEYDKIATMRLHFLASQWRRVDQFTVVVRNIPHMSGHTVSDTVDSFFQTNHPEHYIGHQAVYNANKFAKFAKRRERLQNWLDYYQLKFERHPDRRPTVKTGILGLWGGKVDAIEHYKHSIKELDKMMTLERQKIIKDPKSILPVAFLSFKSRWGASVCAQTQQSKNPTLWLTDWAPEPRDVYWRNLAIPFVSLNIRKLIISLSVFALVFFYMIPIAIVQSLANLEGLERVAPFLRPVIELKFIKSFLQGFLPGLALKIFLYILPTVLMIMSKIEGYIALSTLERKTAGKYYYFMLVNVFLGSIVTGTAFQQLHAFLHQSPTQIPRTIGVSIPMKATFFMTYIMVDGWAGIASEILRLKPLVIYHLKNMFLVKTERDRGKAMDPGSVDFPETIPSLQLYFLLGIVYAVVTPILLPFIVVFFAFAYLVYRHQIINVYNQQYESAAAFWPLVHCRIIASLLISQLLLLGLLSTKKAAKSTPLLVILPILTFAFHKFCQRRFEPAFRKYPLEEAMSKDLLEKSTEPDLNIEAYLADAYLHPIFRSFEVEEEELVEVRVDKHQTNVASSPPTEPSSPSPPHHVQQQPSPPHHIHEPSLPQYSEYQTSPPGYYYQYHPPSPPHYVYQY
- the LOC114369000 gene encoding CSC1-like protein At1g32090 isoform X1; the encoded protein is MATLVDIGVSAAINILSAFAFLLAFALLRIQPINDRIYFPKWYLSGGRSSPKRSGENFVGKFVNLNFRTYLTFLNWMPQALRMSESEIISHAGLDSAVFLRIYILGFKVFAPITLVALFILIPVNVSSGTLSFLKKELVVSDIDKLSISNVPPKSIRFFVHIALEYLFTIWICILLYKEYDKIATMRLHFLASQWRRVDQFTVVVRNIPHMSGHTVSDTVDSFFQTNHPEHYIGHQAVYNANKFAKFAKRRERLQNWLDYYQLKFERHPDRRPTVKTGILGLWGGKVDAIEHYKHSIKELDKMMTLERQKIIKDPKSILPVAFLSFKSRWGASVCAQTQQSKNPTLWLTDWAPEPRDVYWRNLAIPFVSLNIRKLIISLSVFALVFFYMIPIAIVQSLANLEGLERVAPFLRPVIELKFIKSFLQGFLPGLALKIFLYILPTVLMIMSKIEGYIALSTLERKTAGKYYYFMLVNVFLGSIVTGTAFQQLHAFLHQSPTQIPRTIGVSIPMKATFFMTYIMVDGWAGIASEILRLKPLVIYHLKNMFLVKTERDRGKAMDPGSVDFPETIPSLQLYFLLGIVYAVVTPILLPFIVVFFAFAYLVYRHQIINVYNQQYESAAAFWPLVHCRIIASLLISQLLLLGLLSTKKAAKSTPLLVILPILTFAFHKFCQRRFEPAFRKYPLEEAMSKDLLEKSTEPDLNIEAYLADAYLHPIFRSFEVEEEELVEVRVDKHQTNVASSPPTEPSSPSPPHHVQQQPSPPHHIHEPSLPQYSEYQTSPPGYYYQYHPPSPPHYVYQY